From a single Citricoccus sp. SGAir0253 genomic region:
- a CDS encoding helix-turn-helix domain-containing protein, with amino-acid sequence MNDPKAVDTLLEGQPELLTTDEICTLMRVSQGTVLRWMKDQGLPVITVGPRVRRVQLSHFREWLLQADEIND; translated from the coding sequence ATGAACGATCCCAAGGCCGTTGACACCTTGCTCGAAGGCCAGCCTGAGCTGCTGACCACCGACGAGATCTGCACACTCATGCGGGTGAGTCAGGGGACCGTGCTGCGGTGGATGAAGGACCAGGGGCTGCCCGTGATTACAGTCGGGCCGAGGGTGCGCCGCGTCCAGCTCTCTCACTTCCGTGAGTGGTTGCTCCAAGCCGACGAGATCAACGATTAA
- a CDS encoding FAD-dependent monooxygenase, translating to MPVFNDGLSATEAPQGTDVVTTDVLIVGSGPAGSSAALFLSTHGVDNIMITKYRWTANTPRAHITNQRTMEILRDAGIEDQVLAEATPHALMGDTVYCESVAGEEIGRRPTWGFRPDRRADYELASPAMPCDIPQTLLEPILVKNATKRGTQTQFSTEYLSHTQDADGVSVRVRNRLSGHEYTIRAKYLIGADGARSKIAEDIDTPFEGSMDIGGSMNITFTADLSHLAEHRPSILYWVFHPGSNIGGIGAGLVRCVRPWKEWLVVWGYDINGPAPELDQEEAKRIVRNLVGIPDLEMEITGYSLWGNNEQWATHLQKDRVFIAGDAAHRHPPSHGLGSNTSIQDAYNLSWKLAAVLKGQADPSLLETYSTERAPVAKQIVARANGSSREYKPIFEALGVAEATTEEEFVEKLQLRKEPTAEGAARRKALRAALDNKDYEFNAQGTEIGQFYESSAVVSDGGARPPLTEDPLLHHQKSTFPGLRLPHAWIGDPFNKYSTHDIAAGTGFTVFTGITGRAWAEAAERLAAELGVPLKAVVIGEGLEVQDLYGDWLRQREVDEDGVILVRPDKHIAWRSHQMVQDPEAALRAVLCSILGRGVAEEGNLTEQDLASLAASTVTG from the coding sequence ATGCCTGTCTTCAACGATGGACTTTCGGCCACGGAGGCGCCCCAGGGCACCGACGTAGTCACCACCGATGTCCTGATCGTCGGTTCCGGCCCTGCCGGGAGTTCGGCGGCGTTGTTCCTCTCCACCCATGGGGTGGACAACATCATGATCACCAAGTACCGGTGGACCGCCAATACCCCGCGGGCCCACATCACCAACCAGCGAACCATGGAGATCCTGCGCGATGCGGGCATCGAGGACCAGGTCCTGGCCGAAGCCACCCCGCATGCGCTGATGGGGGACACCGTGTACTGCGAGTCCGTGGCCGGCGAGGAGATCGGCCGCCGCCCCACCTGGGGATTCCGCCCGGACCGGCGGGCCGACTACGAGCTGGCCTCCCCGGCGATGCCCTGCGACATCCCGCAGACCCTCCTGGAGCCGATCCTGGTCAAGAACGCCACGAAGCGCGGGACTCAGACGCAGTTCTCCACCGAGTACCTCTCCCACACCCAGGACGCCGACGGGGTGAGCGTGCGGGTGCGCAACCGGCTCTCCGGCCACGAGTACACCATCCGGGCCAAATACCTGATCGGGGCCGATGGTGCCCGCTCCAAGATCGCCGAGGACATCGACACCCCCTTCGAGGGAAGCATGGACATCGGCGGGTCGATGAACATCACCTTCACCGCCGACCTGTCCCACCTGGCCGAGCACCGGCCCTCCATCCTCTACTGGGTGTTCCACCCCGGGTCCAACATCGGCGGCATCGGGGCCGGCCTAGTGCGCTGCGTCCGACCCTGGAAGGAATGGCTGGTGGTGTGGGGCTATGACATCAACGGCCCGGCACCGGAACTGGACCAGGAGGAGGCCAAGCGCATCGTGCGGAACCTGGTGGGCATCCCGGACCTGGAGATGGAGATCACCGGCTACTCGCTGTGGGGTAACAACGAGCAGTGGGCGACCCACCTGCAGAAGGACCGGGTGTTCATCGCCGGTGACGCCGCCCACCGCCACCCGCCGAGCCACGGCCTGGGCTCCAACACCTCGATCCAGGACGCGTACAACCTGTCCTGGAAACTGGCCGCCGTCCTCAAGGGCCAGGCCGACCCGAGCCTGTTGGAGACCTATTCCACGGAACGCGCGCCGGTCGCCAAGCAGATCGTGGCCCGCGCCAACGGCTCCAGCCGGGAGTACAAGCCGATCTTCGAGGCCCTGGGGGTGGCGGAGGCGACCACCGAGGAGGAGTTCGTCGAGAAGCTCCAGTTGCGCAAGGAGCCCACGGCCGAGGGCGCGGCGCGCCGTAAGGCCCTGCGTGCGGCCCTGGACAACAAGGACTACGAGTTCAATGCCCAGGGCACCGAGATCGGCCAGTTTTACGAGTCCTCGGCCGTGGTGTCTGACGGCGGCGCACGGCCCCCGCTGACTGAGGACCCCCTGCTGCATCACCAGAAGTCCACCTTCCCGGGACTGCGACTGCCGCATGCCTGGATCGGGGACCCGTTCAACAAGTACTCCACCCATGACATCGCCGCCGGGACGGGCTTCACCGTCTTCACCGGGATCACCGGGCGTGCCTGGGCCGAAGCGGCCGAACGCCTAGCCGCCGAGCTGGGCGTCCCGCTCAAGGCCGTGGTCATCGGCGAGGGCCTGGAGGTGCAAGACCTGTACGGTGACTGGCTGCGCCAGCGCGAGGTGGACGAGGACGGCGTGATCCTGGTCCGCCCGGACAAGCACATCGCCTGGCGCTCTCACCAAATGGTCCAGGACCCGGAAGCGGCCCTGCGCGCCGTGCTCTGCTCGATCCTCGGGCGCGGGGTGGCAGAGGAGGGGAACCTGACGGAGCAGGACCTGGCCTCGTTGGCAGCATCCACCGTGACCGGCTGA
- the catA gene encoding catechol 1,2-dioxygenase has protein sequence MTQIHAATRKENEGTAAEAGTKATERFTASGKLATLDVPKERVSLLAGEAIGAINEIARRHQVTYEEYNALKAWLIKVGEDGEWPLFLDVWLEHTIEDVNSQQRPGTVGTIEGPYYVPNAPELNTPATLEMREDEPGTPLLFRGRFTDTDGNPIRDAQVEIWHADAHGFYSQYAPELPEWLFRGTVKADENGYFEIHTKRPAPYQIPTDGACGQLIAAAGWHAWRPAHIHIKVSAPGYQLVTQQLYFPGDPHNEDDIASAVKPELMLDPKPRTDGGEGEEVVYDYVLAKEGETR, from the coding sequence ATGACCCAGATCCACGCGGCAACGCGCAAGGAGAACGAAGGCACCGCGGCCGAGGCCGGCACCAAGGCCACCGAACGGTTCACCGCCTCGGGCAAGCTGGCGACGCTGGACGTGCCCAAGGAGCGAGTGAGCCTGCTCGCCGGCGAGGCCATCGGGGCCATCAACGAGATCGCCCGCAGACACCAGGTCACCTACGAGGAGTACAACGCCCTCAAGGCCTGGCTGATCAAGGTCGGCGAGGACGGGGAATGGCCACTGTTCCTGGACGTATGGCTGGAACACACCATCGAGGACGTCAACTCCCAGCAGCGCCCCGGAACCGTCGGCACCATCGAAGGACCGTACTACGTGCCCAACGCCCCGGAGCTGAACACCCCGGCGACCCTGGAAATGCGGGAGGACGAACCGGGCACCCCGCTGCTCTTCAGGGGTCGGTTCACCGACACGGACGGCAACCCCATCCGCGACGCCCAGGTGGAGATCTGGCACGCCGACGCCCACGGGTTCTACTCCCAGTACGCCCCGGAGCTGCCGGAATGGCTGTTCCGGGGCACCGTGAAGGCCGACGAGAACGGCTACTTCGAAATCCACACCAAGCGCCCGGCCCCGTACCAGATCCCCACCGACGGGGCCTGTGGGCAGTTGATCGCCGCCGCCGGGTGGCATGCCTGGCGTCCGGCGCACATCCACATCAAGGTCTCCGCCCCGGGCTACCAGTTGGTCACCCAGCAGCTGTACTTCCCCGGGGACCCGCACAACGAGGACGACATCGCCTCGGCGGTCAAGCCAGAGTTGATGCTCGATCCCAAGCCTCGCACCGACGGTGGCGAGGGCGAAGAGGTCGTCTACGACTACGTCCTCGCCAAGGAAGGTGAGACCCGGTAA
- a CDS encoding DUF4913 domain-containing protein — MSDWGEEDFDGIPAQPSDPEPTEPPAEEPTLYYGSVDEFVREYLRHVYRRAVNGRSRVWAARWWEYDEAVIRLEGLWRAWEHLRLDPATGMSVWFRDHADPHMAVLMDPDGPFAAADPNTETNHARKGEPLPYQAAPEGLFPDVRESSSASASAL; from the coding sequence GTGAGCGACTGGGGCGAAGAAGACTTCGACGGCATCCCAGCCCAGCCCAGCGACCCGGAGCCGACTGAGCCTCCGGCCGAAGAACCGACGCTGTACTACGGGTCGGTGGATGAGTTCGTGCGCGAGTACCTGCGCCACGTCTACCGACGGGCGGTTAACGGGCGCAGCCGCGTCTGGGCGGCCCGCTGGTGGGAGTATGACGAAGCGGTGATCCGCCTCGAGGGGCTCTGGCGCGCCTGGGAACACCTGCGCCTGGACCCGGCCACCGGGATGAGCGTGTGGTTCCGCGACCACGCCGACCCGCACATGGCCGTGCTCATGGACCCCGACGGACCCTTTGCGGCCGCCGACCCCAACACCGAGACCAACCACGCCCGCAAGGGCGAACCACTGCCCTACCAAGCCGCGCCCGAGGGCCTGTTCCCCGACGTCCGCGAGAGCAGCAGTGCATCAGCGTCAGCCCTCTGA
- a CDS encoding 4-hydroxyphenylacetate 3-hydroxylase N-terminal domain-containing protein produces the protein MTTTEAHPQSMSERTEPANPKLPMTGDEYIASLKDGREVYLHGERVEDVTTHPAFRNSIRMVARLYDGFHNPDTADQLLTDTDTGSGGKTHPFFKVPKSVDDLRESRTAIETWARMTYGWLGRSPDYKAAFLGTLGSMPEFYSPYQENALRWYRESQEKVLYWNHAIINPPVDRHLPPDEVKDVFMKVEKETDNGVVVSGAKVVATGSAITNFNFISHYGLPIKKPEYALICTVPMDAPGIKLISRASYSQNAAVTGTPYDYPLSSRMDENDAVFIFDKVEVPWENIFAYGDPEQINGFMPQTGFIQRFTFQGCIRLAVKLDFIAGLLLKALEIAGTQDFRGVQARAGEVIGWRNLFWALADAMMLNPDAGPNGSVLPKMDYGLAYRMFMAQGYPRIKEIIEQDVASGLIYLPSGAQDFKNAQIRPYLDKYVRGSNGIEAVDRVKLMKLLWDAIGTEFGGRHELYERNYSGNHENVRVEMLMNAMHNGTTESMNGMVEQCMGEYDLDGWTVPDLFNSDDVNAYLRR, from the coding sequence ATGACCACCACCGAAGCCCACCCGCAGTCCATGTCCGAGCGGACCGAGCCGGCGAATCCGAAGCTGCCCATGACCGGGGACGAGTACATCGCCTCCCTCAAGGACGGCCGCGAGGTCTACCTGCACGGCGAACGCGTCGAGGACGTCACCACCCACCCGGCGTTCCGCAACTCCATCCGGATGGTCGCCCGCCTCTACGACGGCTTCCACAACCCCGACACCGCCGACCAGCTGCTCACCGACACCGACACCGGGTCCGGCGGCAAGACCCACCCCTTCTTCAAGGTCCCGAAGTCCGTGGACGACCTGCGCGAGTCCCGCACCGCGATCGAGACCTGGGCCCGGATGACCTACGGCTGGCTGGGCCGCTCCCCCGACTACAAGGCCGCATTCTTGGGCACCCTGGGCTCCATGCCGGAGTTCTACTCCCCCTACCAGGAGAACGCCCTGCGCTGGTACCGGGAGTCTCAGGAGAAGGTGCTGTACTGGAACCACGCGATCATCAACCCGCCGGTGGACCGTCATTTGCCGCCGGATGAGGTCAAGGACGTGTTCATGAAGGTGGAGAAGGAGACCGACAACGGCGTGGTCGTCTCCGGGGCCAAGGTGGTGGCCACCGGGTCGGCGATCACCAACTTCAACTTCATCTCTCACTACGGGCTGCCGATCAAGAAGCCCGAGTACGCACTGATCTGCACCGTGCCGATGGATGCTCCAGGCATCAAGCTCATCTCCCGGGCCTCGTACTCCCAGAACGCCGCCGTGACGGGCACGCCCTATGACTACCCGCTGTCCTCGCGGATGGACGAGAACGACGCGGTGTTCATCTTCGACAAGGTCGAGGTCCCGTGGGAGAACATCTTCGCCTACGGGGACCCGGAGCAGATCAACGGGTTCATGCCCCAGACTGGGTTCATCCAGCGCTTTACTTTCCAGGGCTGCATCCGCCTGGCGGTGAAGCTGGACTTCATCGCCGGACTGCTGCTCAAGGCCCTGGAGATCGCCGGCACCCAGGACTTCCGCGGCGTGCAGGCCCGGGCCGGGGAGGTCATCGGCTGGCGCAACCTGTTCTGGGCCCTGGCCGATGCGATGATGCTCAACCCAGACGCCGGACCCAACGGCTCCGTGCTGCCGAAGATGGACTACGGGCTGGCGTACCGAATGTTCATGGCCCAGGGCTACCCGCGGATCAAGGAGATCATCGAACAAGACGTGGCCTCCGGGCTGATCTACCTGCCCTCCGGCGCCCAGGACTTCAAGAACGCCCAGATCCGTCCCTACCTGGACAAGTACGTGCGCGGCTCCAACGGCATCGAGGCGGTGGACCGGGTCAAGCTCATGAAGCTGCTGTGGGACGCGATCGGCACCGAGTTCGGTGGCCGCCACGAGCTGTACGAGCGCAACTACTCCGGCAACCACGAGAACGTGCGGGTCGAGATGCTCATGAACGCCATGCACAACGGCACCACCGAGTCCATGAACGGCATGGTCGAGCAGTGCATGGGCGAGTACGACCTCGACGGCTGGACCGTCCCGGACCTGTTCAACTCCGACGACGTCAATGCCTACCTCCGCCGCTGA
- a CDS encoding helix-turn-helix domain-containing protein: protein MPYEHLGQATARVLRFSTRGISPASRVRLWEDHNARALISLDIRTIEDSPLHAGETNLHLPSLKMASVAGTPQIVERSESFIRENPTDVVAVFFALEGEAFFFHHGGHIVLRPGQAIVYDADRPFVRGFSHGFREMVLTIPRPLYAELMGASGPALPTVFDFEVGAGPSERALARLLQSTLATIAAPTPDPSSRAEAASSGAGPSLTDPRPDLAGAEDDAMGLLRVILAAPGGSATGYVAAAKDHIERNLRDSGLTTAQVAAAIGISERQLGRMFAEADTTVGRYILGRRLDRARDALSAPECGRLSVAEIAAQFGFASQSHFGRVFRQRFGLTPLQWRKEARRGHLLS from the coding sequence ATGCCTTACGAGCATCTGGGTCAGGCGACCGCGCGGGTTCTGCGCTTCAGTACCCGTGGCATCTCCCCGGCCAGCCGGGTGCGGCTGTGGGAGGATCACAATGCCCGCGCCTTGATCTCCCTGGACATCCGGACCATTGAGGACTCTCCATTGCACGCGGGGGAGACTAATCTGCACTTGCCGTCGCTGAAGATGGCCAGCGTGGCCGGAACGCCGCAGATCGTGGAGCGGTCGGAGTCCTTCATCCGGGAGAACCCTACTGACGTTGTCGCCGTCTTCTTTGCACTCGAGGGCGAGGCCTTCTTCTTCCACCACGGTGGGCACATCGTGCTGCGGCCGGGCCAGGCGATTGTGTACGACGCCGACCGGCCCTTCGTCCGAGGGTTCTCCCACGGGTTCCGGGAAATGGTGCTGACCATTCCACGCCCCCTGTATGCCGAGCTGATGGGAGCCTCCGGGCCGGCGCTGCCCACGGTCTTCGACTTCGAGGTCGGCGCAGGGCCCAGTGAACGGGCCCTGGCCCGGTTGTTACAGTCCACCCTCGCCACCATTGCCGCACCCACACCCGACCCCTCCTCGCGTGCCGAGGCGGCCTCGTCCGGCGCCGGACCATCCCTCACCGATCCGCGTCCTGATCTGGCCGGGGCTGAGGACGATGCCATGGGCCTGTTGCGGGTGATCCTGGCCGCCCCGGGGGGAAGCGCAACGGGGTACGTGGCCGCTGCCAAGGACCACATCGAACGAAACCTGCGCGATTCGGGACTGACGACAGCGCAGGTGGCTGCCGCGATCGGGATCAGCGAACGCCAGCTCGGAAGGATGTTCGCCGAGGCCGACACCACGGTCGGCCGGTACATTCTGGGGCGCCGACTGGACCGAGCCCGGGATGCCCTCTCGGCGCCGGAGTGCGGTCGACTGAGCGTGGCCGAGATCGCTGCGCAGTTCGGCTTCGCCTCGCAGAGTCACTTCGGTCGGGTCTTCCGCCAGCGCTTCGGCCTCACCCCCTTGCAGTGGCGCAAGGAAGCCCGGCGCGGCCACCTATTGAGCTGA
- a CDS encoding type IV secretory system conjugative DNA transfer family protein — MSTPNNRRRDPGGLGAETILIWIGVVSITAVVGSIYAAMVLGHAFAGTGVALPRDPFTMVFGLLGGDLPWPGAAGWWVLAAVAFLVVVLAAVVCWVVLRWGASRSRVDRAAAYMGTGRDVQALTRKSAQASARRLGVDACPGVPIGRAVSSGQVLYGSWEDMHIDIWGPRTGKTTSRAVPAILEAPGSVLVTSNKRDVVDATRDVRATSGPVWVFDPQSIALEEPTWWWNPLSYVTDEVKAAKLAEHFAAGSRDPGARTDAYFDPAGQDLLAGLLLAAALDHRAITDVYIWLTRPTDDTAVEILREAGFTLTADQLAGVIDAPEKQRGGVYGTAQQMASCLTNRQVAAWVTPRGAADSRPHFDPVNFVRHGGTLYSLSKEGRGTAGPLVTALTVAVVEAAEDLAARSPKGRLATPMVCVLDEAANVCRWRELPNLYSHYGSRGIIIMTILQSWSQGVEVWGESGMKKLWSAANVKVYGGGVSEASFLEDLSRTIGDYDRLSSSTSHGRGQRTVSQQLQRERILDVADLAALPKSRAVVLASGNRPTLIRTQPWYTGPHADAVKASIAAHDPQADQTIGEAEDEQQTVEVSNRTRGAS, encoded by the coding sequence ATGAGCACCCCGAACAACCGGCGCCGCGATCCCGGCGGTCTCGGCGCGGAGACCATCCTGATCTGGATTGGAGTCGTGTCCATCACCGCCGTCGTCGGGTCCATCTACGCCGCGATGGTCCTAGGCCACGCGTTCGCCGGCACGGGCGTGGCCCTGCCGCGCGATCCCTTCACGATGGTGTTCGGCCTGCTGGGCGGGGATCTGCCCTGGCCGGGGGCCGCCGGCTGGTGGGTCCTGGCGGCGGTGGCCTTCCTCGTGGTGGTCCTGGCCGCGGTGGTCTGCTGGGTGGTCCTGCGGTGGGGGGCCTCCCGCAGCCGGGTCGACCGGGCCGCGGCCTACATGGGCACCGGCCGTGACGTTCAGGCCCTGACCCGCAAGAGTGCCCAGGCCTCCGCCCGGCGCCTCGGCGTCGATGCCTGCCCCGGAGTGCCCATCGGCCGGGCCGTGAGCAGCGGCCAGGTGCTCTACGGGTCCTGGGAGGACATGCACATCGACATCTGGGGCCCCCGCACCGGCAAGACGACCTCCCGCGCCGTTCCGGCCATCCTCGAGGCCCCCGGCTCGGTACTGGTGACCTCCAACAAGCGCGACGTCGTGGACGCCACCCGCGACGTGCGAGCCACGAGCGGGCCCGTCTGGGTCTTCGACCCGCAGTCCATCGCCCTGGAGGAGCCCACCTGGTGGTGGAACCCCCTGTCCTACGTGACCGATGAGGTCAAGGCCGCGAAGCTGGCCGAGCACTTCGCCGCCGGCTCCCGCGACCCGGGCGCCCGCACCGACGCCTACTTCGACCCCGCCGGCCAAGACCTACTGGCCGGGCTGCTGCTCGCCGCGGCCCTGGACCACCGGGCCATCACCGACGTCTACATCTGGCTGACCCGCCCCACCGACGACACCGCCGTGGAAATTCTGCGCGAGGCCGGCTTCACGCTTACCGCCGACCAGCTCGCCGGGGTCATCGACGCCCCCGAGAAGCAACGCGGCGGCGTCTACGGCACCGCCCAGCAGATGGCCTCCTGCTTGACCAACCGGCAGGTCGCCGCCTGGGTAACCCCCCGCGGGGCCGCAGACTCCCGCCCGCACTTCGACCCGGTGAACTTCGTCCGCCATGGCGGCACTCTCTATTCGCTGTCCAAGGAGGGCCGCGGTACCGCCGGTCCCCTGGTAACCGCGTTGACCGTGGCCGTCGTCGAGGCCGCCGAGGACCTGGCCGCCCGCTCGCCCAAGGGACGCCTGGCCACGCCCATGGTCTGCGTGCTCGACGAGGCGGCCAACGTGTGCCGGTGGCGGGAGCTGCCCAACCTCTACAGCCATTACGGCTCCCGCGGGATCATCATCATGACGATCCTGCAGTCCTGGTCCCAAGGGGTGGAGGTCTGGGGCGAGTCCGGGATGAAGAAGCTCTGGTCCGCGGCGAACGTGAAGGTCTACGGCGGCGGCGTCTCCGAAGCCTCCTTCCTCGAGGACCTCTCCCGCACCATCGGCGACTACGACCGACTCTCCTCCTCCACGTCTCATGGGCGCGGACAGCGCACCGTCTCCCAGCAACTCCAGCGCGAACGCATCCTCGATGTGGCCGACCTCGCCGCCCTGCCCAAGAGCCGGGCCGTGGTGCTCGCCTCCGGCAACCGCCCCACCCTGATCCGCACCCAGCCCTGGTACACCGGCCCGCACGCCGACGCCGTGAAGGCGTCCATCGCTGCGCACGACCCGCAGGCTGATCAGACGATCGGCGAGGCCGAGGATGAACAGCAAACCGTGGAGGTTAGCAACCGGACCAGGGGGGCCTCGTGA
- a CDS encoding AraC family transcriptional regulator — translation MDQSQGGGPRTGLLSFSTARIPASHRIEHWEAHNAKALIGLDIRTLEDRPLVAQEINLYFPALRFATVKGSSQIVERSERLIAAHPTGDVAIFFALGGEAFFYHSTGMITLKAGQAVLYDADLPFVRGFSYGVRELVLTIPHQEYFRLSHGRPLKEPVVFEFAPGPGTPGPDPAATSLAAFIDSALRRPEQDLCSVEQDAFALIEQLVTRAVGTDRESAYRRAVKEIEHRFAEASLDREQVAAAAGVSERQLARLFAARGQSFAEHLLARRLQAAEAWLASDPDASIAEIARRCGFTSPSHFTRRFKERTGVTPSELQRAASMQADIEWSRLSI, via the coding sequence GTGGACCAGTCTCAGGGTGGTGGGCCCCGGACGGGCCTTCTGAGCTTTTCGACGGCTCGGATTCCCGCCAGTCACCGCATCGAGCACTGGGAGGCGCACAATGCCAAGGCGCTCATCGGCCTGGATATCCGCACGCTGGAGGATCGCCCCTTGGTCGCTCAGGAGATCAACCTGTACTTCCCGGCTTTGCGGTTCGCCACCGTGAAGGGCTCATCACAGATCGTCGAGCGTTCCGAGCGGCTTATTGCCGCTCACCCCACGGGAGATGTGGCGATTTTCTTCGCGCTGGGCGGGGAGGCGTTCTTTTATCACTCCACAGGCATGATCACGCTCAAGGCTGGTCAAGCAGTGCTCTACGACGCTGATCTGCCGTTCGTGCGGGGGTTCTCCTACGGTGTGCGCGAGCTTGTCCTAACGATTCCCCATCAGGAGTACTTCCGCTTGTCTCACGGCAGGCCCCTGAAAGAGCCGGTGGTGTTTGAGTTCGCCCCCGGCCCCGGGACGCCGGGGCCGGACCCGGCCGCAACCAGCTTGGCCGCGTTCATCGACTCGGCCCTGCGCCGACCAGAGCAAGACCTGTGCTCAGTGGAGCAGGACGCCTTCGCCCTGATAGAGCAACTCGTGACCCGGGCCGTCGGCACCGACCGCGAGTCTGCGTACCGGCGTGCGGTGAAAGAAATCGAGCATCGTTTCGCCGAAGCCTCCCTGGATCGCGAGCAGGTGGCTGCTGCAGCCGGAGTGAGTGAGCGGCAACTGGCCCGCTTGTTCGCCGCGCGAGGACAAAGCTTTGCCGAGCATCTACTGGCGCGTCGGCTGCAGGCGGCAGAGGCCTGGTTGGCTTCGGACCCCGATGCGTCCATTGCCGAGATCGCCCGGCGATGCGGGTTTACCTCACCATCTCATTTCACTCGACGCTTCAAGGAGCGCACTGGTGTCACGCCCTCGGAGTTGCAGCGGGCTGCGAGTATGCAGGCCGATATTGAGTGGTCCAGGCTCTCAATCTGA
- a CDS encoding maleylacetate reductase, whose translation MSMTFEHTTLGQRVLFGTGQAAEHLTAELDRLGATRPMVIAGERVQAEAWSATAGITAALWWDEVVMHVPVEVAEKARTAATEASVDVVVSIGGGSTTGLAKAIALTTGIPVVAVPTTYAGSEATNVWGLTEDRTKTTGVDDKVLPVTVVYDAELSKTLPLGMSVTSGLNGMAHCVDSLWAPRTDPINQALALEGARALALSLRGIVADPDDMDAREQALYGCYLAAVSFAGAGSGLHHKICHVLGGTFDLPHAQTHATVLPYVLEFNAPAVPELAGRLATALGGETSAGDPAGAAVTALRELYTAVQAPCRLADYGFTADGIPEAVERIVAAAPASHPVPVTEQNITDLLTAALTGDRATVAA comes from the coding sequence ATGTCCATGACCTTTGAGCACACCACCTTGGGCCAGCGCGTGCTGTTCGGCACCGGACAGGCCGCCGAGCACCTGACCGCCGAACTGGACCGGCTTGGCGCCACCCGCCCGATGGTCATCGCCGGCGAACGAGTCCAGGCCGAGGCCTGGAGCGCGACGGCCGGCATCACTGCCGCCCTGTGGTGGGACGAGGTCGTCATGCACGTCCCGGTCGAGGTCGCCGAAAAGGCCCGGACCGCGGCCACCGAGGCGTCCGTGGACGTCGTCGTGTCTATCGGCGGGGGCTCCACCACCGGCCTGGCCAAGGCGATCGCGCTGACCACCGGGATCCCCGTGGTCGCCGTGCCCACCACTTACGCCGGCTCCGAGGCCACCAACGTGTGGGGGCTGACCGAGGACCGCACCAAGACCACCGGCGTAGACGACAAGGTGCTGCCGGTCACCGTGGTCTACGACGCCGAACTGTCCAAGACCCTGCCCCTGGGGATGTCGGTGACCTCCGGGCTGAACGGGATGGCGCACTGCGTGGACTCCCTCTGGGCCCCGCGCACCGACCCGATCAACCAGGCCCTGGCCCTGGAGGGCGCCCGCGCGCTGGCGCTGTCCCTGCGCGGGATCGTGGCCGACCCCGATGACATGGACGCCCGCGAACAGGCCCTCTACGGCTGCTACCTGGCCGCGGTGTCCTTCGCCGGGGCCGGCTCCGGGCTGCACCACAAGATCTGCCACGTGCTCGGCGGGACCTTCGACCTGCCGCACGCCCAGACCCACGCCACCGTGCTGCCCTACGTGCTGGAGTTCAACGCCCCGGCCGTGCCCGAACTGGCCGGCCGGCTGGCCACCGCCCTCGGCGGCGAAACCTCCGCGGGCGACCCGGCCGGCGCGGCGGTGACCGCCTTGCGCGAGCTCTACACGGCGGTCCAGGCCCCCTGTCGGCTGGCCGACTACGGGTTCACCGCCGACGGCATTCCCGAGGCCGTGGAGCGCATCGTGGCCGCGGCCCCGGCCTCCCACCCGGTGCCCGTCACCGAGCAGAACATCACCGACCTGCTCACCGCGGCCCTGACCGGGGACCGGGCCACCGTCGCCGCCTGA
- a CDS encoding flavin reductase family protein: MAEAVTPQQAPSPIESRSLRKAFGKFATGVTVVTCQAPDGKPHGATVNAFTAVSLDPPLAQVTLIRGNKASQYLQDAPFAINIMAEDQLATCLNFAGKPSKEPVKWRCEGEIPVLEGNAATIECKPWRVYDGGDHLIVIGEVIALEVNDVDPLLFISGKFHHAGTLHGGAPWEASGDSIAHGWFEGSTSFASF; the protein is encoded by the coding sequence ATGGCTGAGGCAGTAACTCCGCAGCAGGCCCCCTCACCGATCGAATCTCGCAGTCTGCGTAAGGCATTCGGCAAGTTCGCCACCGGGGTGACGGTGGTGACCTGCCAGGCCCCCGACGGCAAACCGCACGGGGCCACGGTCAACGCGTTCACGGCGGTCTCGCTGGATCCGCCGCTGGCCCAGGTGACGCTGATTCGCGGCAACAAGGCCTCCCAGTACCTGCAGGACGCCCCATTCGCGATCAACATCATGGCCGAGGACCAACTGGCCACCTGCCTGAACTTCGCCGGCAAGCCGTCGAAAGAGCCGGTGAAGTGGCGCTGCGAGGGTGAGATCCCCGTGCTGGAGGGCAACGCCGCAACCATCGAATGCAAGCCGTGGCGCGTCTACGACGGCGGGGACCACCTGATCGTCATCGGTGAAGTCATCGCCCTGGAGGTCAACGACGTCGACCCGCTGCTGTTCATCTCCGGCAAGTTCCACCACGCCGGCACTCTCCACGGGGGCGCCCCCTGGGAGGCCTCCGGGGACTCCATCGCCCACGGCTGGTTCGAAGGTTCCACCTCGTTTGCGTCGTTCTGA